From a single Rutidosis leptorrhynchoides isolate AG116_Rl617_1_P2 chromosome 5, CSIRO_AGI_Rlap_v1, whole genome shotgun sequence genomic region:
- the LOC139849480 gene encoding uncharacterized protein, which yields MAQNKAPSTSAVETKTYVFLNELELGKQSQVQVMICRSWDTHTIYGKYLGTEFIASDEQGNMIQLTAKSNVAHHFIPRLKDGFVYLLNNFDVITNRDDYHIFKDNTPMIELNGSTLLRKQPNADASTFIRHPFNCIQIEDLQPTLGKFVFGVLSLSSTSATLIIDNAEIPTLIDFKERMRFSTHYYFNISCCSWVYYIYFPYSNMGCHMHLACFCRGVQLPIAVEPSAPGWQLPPPKDGTLHELLDMARKGKKNICTVEIQNIRMKNYWYYNTCSVCKARKGLGRRFGQHWCESCNDNIPEPITRFRVICDVRDETAITVMVLFDETAEVVTQTTSKALLAKVDAETCNTVLPNALANLLGTTRVVLLKATSYYDQGT from the exons ATGGCTCAGAACAAGGCACCATCCACATCTGCTGTTGAAACAAAAACATATGTGTTTCTGAATGAACTTGAATTAGGGAAGCAATCCCAGGTCCAGGTTATGATATGCAGAAGTTGGGATACACATACAATTTATGGCAAGTATTTGGGGACCGAGTTCATAGCTTCAGATGAGCAG GGGAATATGATACAATTAACTGCTAAAAGTAATGTGGCACACCACTTCATCCCACGGCTTAAGGACGGCTTTGTTTACTTGCTAAACAACTTTGATGTGATAACGAATAGAGATGACTATCATATTTTCAAGGACAATACCCCGATGATTGAGCTCAATGGGTCCACATTGTTGAGGAAACAGCCAAATGCGGATGCAAGCACGTTCATCCGACATCCCTTCAACTGTATTCAAATCGAAGATTTGCAACCTACTTTGGGAAAATTTGTTTTCG GTGTCCTCTCGCTCTCGAGCACGTCAGCGACGCTGATTATCGACAATGCTGAAATACCTACCCTTATCGACTTCAAGGAAAGAATGAGGTTTTCTACACATTACTATTTCAATATTTCATGTTGTTCTTGGGTGTATTACATATATTTTCCATATTCAAATATGGGTTGTCATATGCATCTGGCCTGTTTTTGCCGTGGGGTTCAATTGCCCATAGCTGTCGAGCCTTCTGCTCCGGGTTGGCAACTCCCCCCACCAAAGGATGGCACTCTTCACGAACTCCTGGATATGGCACGTAAAGGGAAAAAAAACATT TGCACAGTGGAGATTCAAAACATCCGCATGAAAAACTATTGGTACTACAACACTTGCAGCGTCTGCAAAGCAAGGAAGGGACTTGGTAGGAGGTTTGGCCAACATTGGTGCGAATCCTGTAATGATAACATCCCCGAACCAATCACCAG GTTCCGCGTTATATGCGATGTCAGAGATGAGACAGCAATAACGGTCATGGTACTCTTTGATGAAACTGCTGAGGTTGTAACTCAAACCACTTCAAAGGCTTTGTTAGCTAAGGTCGATGCG GAAACCTGCAACACCGTGCTGCCTAATGCACTCGCTAACTTGCTAGGCACTACAAGAGTGGTTCTGTTGAAAGCAACATCCTACTATGATCAAGGCACATAA
- the LOC139849481 gene encoding uncharacterized protein — protein sequence MREFYCYRIQQRESEATTILRGGRLFQRYLVDAYTAVEEQWLKWLRHHQNELRIDLYNNVYDAVTRCDTSAASIGKCIILTLSHTGSLRYMVQNYQDAMALCREYDNPDLFITFTSNPRWPEIDTMLCYIEGQRSIDLPEIVARVFKQKLDGLTTDIMKNQIFGTCQAVSLICNLIFWLHFNRVPFDIDDLISAKIPSQINDPEGFRVVTEYMLHGPCSGTYMDAPCIIDKNYSKHFPKPYYAQTTIDEDGSRAIKYLFKYLNKGPDRETIVIQENIIPSGSDSRGEDILEVDKIKNYLDCHYLSPCEAVWRLFSYDIHYSKPSIIKLSFHLPNQQSITLRDSQKLPALLKRESIIETMFTQWFELNKQDEFARTLTYAKLPKHYVWNQDAKMWTPRKLRTSIGRIVYSNPAFGERYYLRMLLNIVKGPRSFDEIRTVDGFLHPTFKDAYFAYGLVNDDREWSHAISEATLWASGIQLRELFVTMLMFYNVIKPLQLWESNWQTLSNDILHKKRKIFNFPDLILTDAQIKNYCLVEIQGILNKNGKSLEDYPDLQQPGPSMLTQMDNRLT from the exons ATGAGAGAATTCTATTGTTATCGAATCCAACAACGTGAAAGTGAGGCCACAACTATCCTTAGGGGTGGGCGATTATTCCAACGGTACTTGGTGGATGCTTATACGGCTGTAGAAGAACAATGGTTAAAGTGGCTGCGGCACCACCAAAATGAGCTACGCATTGACCTATACAATAATGTCTATGATGCAGTCACCAGGTGTGATACATCGGCTGCTTCTATTGGAAAGTGCATAATTTTAACGTTATCCCACACAGGTAGCCTCCGTTATATGGTGCAAAACTATCAAGACGCGATGGCTTTGTGCCGGGAATACGACAATCCAGATTTATTCATCACTTTCACATCCAACCCTAGATGGCCTGAAATTGACACTATGCTCTGCTATATTGAGGGTCAGCGCTCAATAGACCTCCCTGAAATTGTAGCTAGGGTTTTCAAGCAAAAACTAGATGGCCTGACGACTGATATAATGAAGAACCAAATATTCGGAACATGCCAAGCAG TTTCCCTAATATGCAACCTAATTTTTTGGCTCCATTTTAACAG GGTACCATTTGACATCGATGACCTTATATCAGCAAAAATACCATCACAGATAAACGATCCCGAGGGGTTTAGGGTTGTAACCGAATACATGTTACATGGTCCTTGCAGTGGAACATACATGGATGCACCTTGCATTATTGACAAAAATTATTCTAAACATTTCCCTAAACCATACTATGCACAAACCACAATTGACGAAGATGG ATCTCGGGCAATCAAATATTTATTCAAATACTTGAACAAGGGCCCGGACCGTGAAACAATTGTCATACAAGAAAACATAATACCCAGCGGCAGCGATTCTCGAGGAGAAGACATATTGGAGGTTGACAAGATAAAGAATTATTTGGATTGTCATTATTTATCGCCATGTGAGGCCGTTTGGAGGTTGTTTTCGTACGACATCCACTACTCAAAACCATCGATCATAAAATTGTCGTTTCACCTGCCGAATCAACAATCGATTACGCTACGTGATTCACAAAAACTCCCTGCCCTATTAAAAAGGGAGAGTATTATAGAAACAATGTTCACGCAGTGGTTTGAGCTTAACAAACAGGATGAGTTTGCCCGAACACTTACGTATGCGAAACTCCCTAAACATTACGTATGGAATCAGGATGCCAAAATGTGGACCCCGAGAAAGCTTAGAACCAGCATTGGCCGTATAGTGTACTCAAACCCTGCCTTCGGTGAACGTTATTATCTACGTATGCTGCTTAACATAGTAAAAGGTCCCCGTTCATTTGATGAAATACGTACAGTAGATGGTTTCTTACATCCAACATTTAAGGACGCTTACTTTGCGTATGGTTTGGTAAATGATGACAGAGAATGGTCACATGCTATCTCAGAAGCAACATTATGGGCTTCAGGCATCCAACTTCGCGAATTATTCGTCACCATGCTAATGTTTTACAACGTGATTAAGCCGTTACAACTATGGGAGTCAAATTGGCAGACTTTATCGAATGACATTCTTCATAAGAAAAGAAAAATATTCAACTTCCCTGATCTAATCCTCACCGACGCACAGATTAAGAATTATTGCTTGGTCGAAATACAGGGCATATTAAATAAAAATGGAAAATCATTAGAAGATTACCCTGACCTCCAACAACCCGGCCCATCTATGCTTACGCAAATGGATAATCGGCTGACTTGA